A stretch of the Haloarcula ordinaria genome encodes the following:
- a CDS encoding cytochrome P450: MTSLPPGPKGEPLFGSSRTYARNPFRFISALERAYGDVARFDMGPMDTYMVCDPTAIERILVSAADRFRKPDFQGDALGDLLGDGLLLSEGDTWEQQRQLANPAFSMARLSGMADRITSHAKRRVDGWDPGDAVDIEREMTRTTLDVILDLMMGVELSEKRVRTIEEQLMPLGQRFEPDPIRFAAPEWMPMPDDAAFDEAVETLDSILDDVIDVREETVGTDADGPMDFLSILIRARDDGVESPEQLRDEMMTMLLAGHDTTALTLTYTWFLLSEHPEVERKVHEELDKVVGDDDPAMEHVRDLEYLEWVIQESMRLYPPVYTIFREPTEDVTLSGYSVEAGTTLMLPQWGVHRSPRFYDDPETFDPERWRPERAKQRPRFAYFPFGGGPRHCIGKHLAMLEAQLIVATTAQRYHLEFLGETPLELMPSLTAHPRQEMRMRVLER, encoded by the coding sequence ATGACAAGTTTGCCCCCTGGTCCGAAGGGAGAACCGCTGTTCGGGAGCAGTCGAACCTACGCGCGGAACCCGTTTCGCTTCATCTCGGCGCTGGAACGAGCGTACGGTGACGTGGCCCGCTTCGACATGGGACCGATGGACACCTACATGGTGTGTGACCCGACGGCCATCGAGCGCATCCTCGTCTCGGCGGCCGACCGCTTTCGCAAACCGGACTTCCAGGGCGACGCACTGGGGGACCTGCTCGGAGACGGCCTGCTGCTGAGCGAGGGGGACACGTGGGAGCAACAGCGCCAGCTGGCCAATCCCGCGTTCTCGATGGCGCGGCTCTCGGGGATGGCTGACCGCATCACCAGTCACGCGAAGCGGCGTGTCGACGGGTGGGACCCGGGCGACGCCGTCGACATCGAGCGCGAGATGACCCGGACGACGCTGGACGTCATCCTCGACCTGATGATGGGCGTCGAGCTCTCCGAGAAGCGGGTCCGGACTATCGAGGAGCAGCTCATGCCGCTGGGCCAGCGCTTCGAACCCGACCCCATCCGCTTTGCCGCGCCAGAGTGGATGCCGATGCCCGACGACGCGGCGTTCGACGAGGCCGTCGAGACGCTGGACTCCATCCTGGACGACGTCATCGACGTTCGCGAGGAGACGGTCGGGACCGACGCGGACGGTCCGATGGACTTCCTGTCGATTCTCATCCGCGCTCGCGACGACGGCGTCGAGTCGCCAGAGCAGTTGCGCGACGAGATGATGACGATGCTCCTGGCCGGCCACGACACGACGGCGCTGACGCTGACGTACACCTGGTTCCTGCTCTCGGAGCACCCCGAGGTCGAACGGAAGGTCCACGAGGAACTCGACAAGGTAGTCGGCGACGACGACCCGGCGATGGAACACGTCCGGGACCTGGAGTATCTCGAGTGGGTCATCCAGGAGTCGATGCGGCTCTACCCACCCGTGTACACCATCTTCCGCGAACCGACCGAGGACGTGACGCTGTCGGGCTACTCGGTCGAGGCGGGGACCACGCTGATGCTCCCTCAGTGGGGCGTCCACCGGTCGCCGCGGTTCTACGACGACCCCGAGACGTTCGACCCCGAGCGCTGGCGGCCCGAGCGAGCAAAGCAACGCCCACGGTTCGCGTACTTCCCCTTCGGCGGCGGGCCGCGCCACTGCATCGGCAAGCACCTGGCGATGCTCGAGGCCCAGCTCATCGTCGCCACGACGGCACAGCGCTACCACCTGGAGTTCCTCGGCGAGACGCCGCTGGAACTGATGCCCTCCCTGACCGCCCACCCACGCCAGGAGATGCGGATGCGCGTTCTGGAGCGGTGA
- a CDS encoding isopentenyl phosphate kinase, which yields MTLVLKLGGSVVTEKDSPETVDDATLAAAADAVAATTDDIVVVHGGGSFGHHHAAEYGVSTTSGTHDAEGVRAIHGAMRQLNDAVVDALAARGVPAVPVHPFSAGVRDGEGELTLPTDQVVTLLEEGFVPVLHGDVVAHEGRGATVLSGDELVVELAPAVDADRVGVCSTVPGVLDEEGEVIPRIAAFEDVAAALGGSDVTDVSGGMAAKVRALLELESRAHVFGPDSLEAFLAGEPAGTTIEGGHAGMNE from the coding sequence ATGACGCTCGTCCTGAAGCTCGGCGGGAGCGTCGTGACCGAGAAGGACAGCCCCGAGACGGTCGACGACGCGACCCTCGCGGCCGCGGCCGACGCCGTCGCGGCGACGACCGACGACATCGTCGTCGTCCACGGGGGCGGGAGTTTCGGCCACCACCACGCCGCCGAGTACGGCGTCAGCACGACCTCGGGAACCCACGACGCCGAGGGCGTCCGGGCGATTCACGGCGCCATGCGGCAGCTCAACGACGCCGTCGTCGATGCGCTGGCAGCCCGTGGCGTTCCAGCCGTCCCCGTTCACCCGTTCTCTGCAGGCGTCCGGGACGGCGAGGGCGAACTGACCCTGCCGACCGACCAGGTCGTGACGCTCCTCGAAGAAGGCTTCGTCCCGGTGTTACACGGCGACGTCGTTGCCCACGAGGGACGGGGCGCGACGGTACTCAGCGGGGACGAACTGGTCGTCGAACTCGCGCCGGCCGTCGACGCCGACCGGGTGGGCGTCTGCTCGACGGTGCCCGGCGTGCTGGACGAGGAGGGCGAGGTTATCCCGCGTATCGCGGCCTTCGAGGACGTCGCGGCCGCACTCGGCGGGAGCGACGTGACCGACGTCTCCGGGGGGATGGCCGCGAAGGTCCGGGCGCTCCTGGAACTGGAGTCCCGCGCCCACGTGTTCGGCCCCGACTCGCTCGAGGCCTTCCTCGCGGGCGAGCCAGCGGGGACGACCATCGAGGGCGGACACGCCGGTATGAACGAGTGA
- the idsA3 gene encoding geranylfarnesyl diphosphate synthase codes for MSERHQQVEDAILARRERVNAALPEDLPVTKPEHLYEATRYLLDAGGKRLRPTVLLLVAESLLDVDPLSENYREFPTLDGGRADVLSAALAIEVIQTFTLIHDDIMDDDDLRRGVPAVHKEYDLSTAILAGDTLYSKAFEFLLSTGAADDRTVAANDRLATTCTRICEGQSLDIEFEQRSAVTPDEYLEMVELKTAVLYGASTSIPATLLGADDETVEALYNHGLDVGRAFQIQDDLLDLTTPSEKLGKQRGSDLVEDKQTLVTLHASQQGVDVANLVDTDSVDDVSEAEIDAAVEQLREAGSIEYARDRAQKLVQSGKENLEVLPDNEARDLLSGIADYLVEREY; via the coding sequence ATGTCCGAACGCCATCAGCAGGTCGAAGACGCGATTCTCGCCCGACGGGAACGGGTCAACGCGGCCCTCCCCGAGGACTTGCCGGTCACGAAACCGGAGCACCTCTACGAGGCGACCCGGTACCTGCTGGACGCTGGCGGCAAGCGACTGCGACCGACCGTCCTCCTGCTCGTCGCCGAGTCGCTGCTCGACGTCGACCCGCTCTCGGAGAACTACCGCGAGTTCCCGACGCTGGACGGCGGTCGAGCGGACGTCCTGTCAGCGGCGCTCGCCATCGAGGTCATCCAGACGTTCACGCTCATCCACGACGACATCATGGACGACGACGACCTCCGGCGCGGGGTGCCGGCGGTCCACAAGGAGTACGACCTCTCGACGGCCATCCTGGCCGGCGACACGCTGTACTCGAAGGCGTTCGAGTTCCTGCTGTCGACGGGGGCGGCCGACGACCGCACCGTCGCGGCCAACGACCGCCTGGCGACCACTTGCACCCGAATCTGTGAAGGGCAGTCGCTCGACATCGAGTTCGAGCAGCGGTCGGCCGTGACGCCGGACGAGTACCTCGAGATGGTCGAGCTCAAGACGGCGGTGCTCTACGGCGCATCGACGTCGATTCCGGCGACGCTGCTGGGCGCGGACGACGAGACCGTCGAAGCGCTGTACAACCACGGCCTCGACGTCGGTAGAGCGTTCCAGATTCAGGACGACCTGCTCGACCTGACGACGCCCTCGGAGAAACTGGGCAAGCAGCGTGGCTCGGACCTCGTCGAGGACAAGCAGACGCTCGTGACGCTCCACGCGAGCCAGCAAGGCGTCGACGTGGCGAACCTCGTCGATACGGACTCCGTCGACGACGTCTCGGAGGCCGAGATCGACGCGGCCGTCGAACAGCTCCGCGAGGCGGGCTCCATCGAGTACGCCCGCGACCGGGCCCAGAAACTGGTCCAGAGCGGCAAGGAGAACCTCGAAGTGCTCCCCGACAACGAGGCTCGCGACCTGCTGTCGGGCATCGCGGACTACCTCGTCGAACGCGAGTACTGA
- the mvk gene encoding mevalonate kinase encodes MVTSSAPGKVYLFGEHAVVYGEPAVPCAIERRARVTATEREAGLRIHAEDLTLDGYTVEYTGTEGDHPDIDVSDSLVEAGIGYIQAAVEQARDAADRPDAGFEIVVESDIPLGAGLGSSAAVVVAAIDAATRELGVELTPEEIADRAYQVEYEVQDGQASRADTFCSAMGGAVRVEGDDCRRIEGVDTLPFVIGYDGGAGDTGKLVAGVRELRAEYNFAADTVTAIGDIVREGEAVLGTSDHEALGELMDFNHGLLSALGVSSRSLDAMVWAARDAGALGAKLTGAGGGGCIVALDDSDETLTALRYTPGCAHAFRAELATDGVVQE; translated from the coding sequence ATGGTCACGTCGAGCGCCCCCGGCAAGGTGTACCTGTTCGGGGAGCACGCAGTCGTCTACGGTGAGCCGGCGGTCCCCTGTGCCATCGAGCGCCGGGCCCGCGTGACGGCGACCGAGCGCGAAGCGGGGTTGCGCATCCACGCCGAGGACCTCACGCTCGACGGGTACACCGTCGAGTACACCGGCACGGAGGGCGACCACCCGGACATCGACGTCTCGGACTCGCTGGTCGAGGCCGGCATCGGCTATATCCAGGCAGCCGTCGAACAGGCCCGGGACGCAGCCGACCGACCGGACGCCGGCTTCGAGATAGTCGTCGAGAGCGACATCCCGCTCGGGGCGGGCCTGGGCTCCTCGGCGGCCGTCGTCGTCGCCGCCATCGACGCCGCCACTCGCGAACTCGGCGTCGAACTCACCCCCGAGGAGATCGCCGACCGCGCCTACCAGGTCGAGTACGAGGTCCAGGACGGTCAGGCCTCGCGGGCGGACACGTTCTGCTCGGCAATGGGCGGTGCCGTCCGCGTCGAGGGCGACGACTGCCGGCGCATCGAGGGCGTCGACACGCTCCCGTTCGTCATCGGCTACGACGGCGGCGCGGGCGACACCGGGAAGCTCGTCGCGGGCGTCCGCGAACTGCGAGCGGAGTACAACTTCGCAGCCGACACCGTCACCGCCATCGGCGACATCGTTCGGGAGGGTGAGGCGGTCCTCGGGACGAGCGACCACGAGGCGCTTGGCGAGCTGATGGACTTCAACCACGGCCTGCTCTCGGCGCTTGGCGTCTCCTCGCGCTCGCTGGACGCGATGGTGTGGGCGGCCCGCGACGCCGGCGCACTCGGCGCGAAACTCACCGGGGCCGGCGGGGGTGGCTGTATCGTCGCCCTGGACGACAGCGACGAGACGCTGACGGCGCTGCGCTACACGCCAGGGTGTGCCCACGCCTTCCGCGCGGAGCTGGCAACCGACGGGGTCGTCCAGGAATGA
- a CDS encoding ribonuclease J: MEVEIATIGGYEAVGRQMTAVRAGDDVVIFDMGLNLSKVLIHDNVETERMHSLDLIDMGAIPDDRVMSDLEGDVKAIVPTHGHLDHIGAISKLAHRYDAPIVATPFTIELVKQQIKGEEKFGVQNDLVKMEAGETMNIGDKNELEFVNVTHSIIDAINPVLHTPEGAVVYGLDKRMDHTPVIGDPIDMDRFREIGREGNGVLCYIEDCTNAGRKGRTPSEAVARRHLRDVMESIQDYDGGIVATTFSSHIARVKSLVEFADDIGRQPVLLGRSMEKYSGTAERLNFVDFPEDLGMYGHRKSVDRTFKRIMNEGKENFLPIVTGHQGEPRAMLTRMGRGETPYELDNGDKVLFSARVIPEPTNEGQRYQSEKLLGMQGARIYDDIHVSGHLRQEGHYEMLDALQPQHVIPAHQSLEGFAPYVDLAENQGYKVGRDLHITRNGNMIQLTD; the protein is encoded by the coding sequence ATGGAAGTCGAAATTGCGACAATCGGCGGTTACGAGGCAGTTGGCCGACAGATGACGGCCGTCCGTGCAGGGGACGACGTCGTCATCTTCGACATGGGCCTCAACCTCTCGAAGGTACTGATTCACGACAACGTCGAGACGGAGCGGATGCACTCGCTCGACCTCATCGACATGGGCGCCATCCCGGACGACCGCGTCATGTCCGACCTCGAGGGCGACGTGAAGGCCATCGTGCCGACGCACGGCCACCTCGACCACATCGGCGCCATCTCGAAGCTGGCCCACCGGTACGACGCGCCAATCGTGGCGACGCCGTTCACCATCGAGCTGGTCAAACAGCAGATCAAGGGCGAGGAGAAGTTCGGGGTCCAGAACGACCTCGTGAAGATGGAGGCCGGCGAGACGATGAACATCGGCGACAAGAACGAACTCGAGTTCGTCAACGTCACCCACTCCATCATCGACGCCATCAACCCCGTCCTCCACACCCCGGAGGGTGCGGTCGTCTACGGCCTCGACAAGCGGATGGACCACACGCCGGTCATCGGCGACCCCATCGACATGGACCGCTTCCGCGAGATCGGCCGCGAGGGTAACGGCGTCCTCTGTTACATCGAGGACTGTACGAACGCCGGCCGGAAGGGCCGCACGCCCTCCGAAGCCGTCGCCCGCCGTCACCTCCGTGACGTGATGGAGAGCATCCAGGACTACGACGGCGGCATCGTCGCCACGACGTTCTCCTCGCACATCGCCCGCGTGAAGAGCCTCGTCGAGTTCGCCGACGACATCGGTCGGCAGCCAGTCCTGCTGGGCCGCTCGATGGAGAAGTACTCGGGCACCGCGGAGCGCCTGAACTTCGTCGACTTCCCGGAGGACCTCGGGATGTACGGCCACCGGAAGTCCGTCGACCGCACGTTCAAGCGAATCATGAACGAGGGGAAGGAGAACTTCCTGCCCATCGTCACCGGCCACCAGGGCGAGCCCCGTGCGATGCTCACCCGCATGGGCCGCGGCGAGACGCCGTACGAACTGGACAACGGCGACAAGGTGCTGTTCTCCGCCCGGGTCATCCCGGAGCCGACCAACGAGGGCCAGCGCTACCAGTCCGAGAAGCTGCTGGGCATGCAGGGCGCCCGCATCTACGACGACATCCACGTCTCCGGCCACCTCCGACAGGAGGGCCACTACGAGATGCTGGACGCGCTCCAGCCCCAGCACGTCATCCCCGCTCACCAGAGCCTCGAAGGGTTCGCGCCGTACGTGGACCTCGCCGAGAACCAGGGGTACAAGGTGGGCCGTGACCTGCACATCACCCGTAACGGCAACATGATCCAGCTCACGGACTAA
- the eno gene encoding phosphopyruvate hydratase, whose amino-acid sequence MTLITDVRLRRILDSRGNATVEADVVTESGGFGRGKAPSGASTGEYEAIELPANESIAKAREEAIPRLVGEVHAGNQRDVDAALHAADGTDDFSGIGANSAVAISMAAAKAGADVLGAPLFQHLGGTFRGNEYPTPLGNIIGGGEHAADATNIQEFLAAPVGAPSVEEAVFANAAVHQEVHDILMARDLPSGKGDEGAWAPSISDDEAFEIMAEAVETVADDFGFAISFGLDVAGAELYDDEEDGYVYDDQVRSTEEQIDYIAEKVQEYDLVYVEDPLDENDYEAFADLTERVGDQTLVCGDDLFVTNVERLQSGISVGAGNSILIKPNQIGTLTDAVDAIELATENGYESVVSHRSGETEDTTIAHLAVATAAPFIKTGAVGGERTAKLNELIRIEDNAV is encoded by the coding sequence GTGACGCTCATCACGGACGTCCGACTCCGCCGCATCCTCGACTCCCGCGGGAACGCGACCGTCGAGGCCGACGTCGTCACGGAGAGTGGTGGTTTCGGGCGCGGGAAGGCACCGAGCGGTGCAAGTACCGGCGAATACGAGGCCATCGAACTCCCGGCCAACGAGTCGATAGCGAAGGCCCGCGAAGAGGCCATCCCGCGACTCGTCGGGGAAGTCCACGCCGGCAACCAGCGTGACGTCGACGCGGCGCTCCACGCCGCCGACGGCACCGACGACTTCTCGGGCATCGGCGCCAACAGCGCCGTCGCCATCTCGATGGCGGCCGCGAAGGCCGGTGCCGACGTGCTGGGCGCACCGCTGTTCCAGCACCTCGGTGGCACCTTCCGTGGCAACGAGTACCCGACGCCGCTGGGTAATATCATCGGCGGCGGCGAACACGCCGCGGACGCCACCAACATCCAGGAGTTCCTCGCGGCCCCGGTCGGCGCACCGAGTGTCGAGGAGGCCGTCTTCGCCAACGCCGCGGTCCACCAGGAGGTCCACGACATCCTGATGGCCCGCGACCTGCCATCCGGCAAGGGCGACGAGGGCGCCTGGGCGCCATCGATTTCGGACGACGAAGCGTTCGAGATCATGGCCGAAGCCGTCGAGACGGTGGCCGACGACTTTGGCTTCGCCATCTCCTTCGGCCTCGACGTCGCCGGCGCGGAGCTGTACGACGACGAGGAAGACGGCTACGTCTACGACGACCAGGTCCGCTCCACCGAGGAGCAGATCGACTACATCGCCGAGAAGGTCCAGGAGTACGACCTCGTCTACGTCGAGGACCCCCTCGACGAGAACGACTACGAGGCCTTCGCCGACCTCACCGAGCGGGTCGGCGACCAGACGCTCGTCTGTGGCGACGACCTCTTCGTGACGAACGTCGAGCGCCTGCAGAGCGGTATCAGCGTCGGCGCTGGGAACTCCATCCTCATCAAGCCCAACCAGATCGGGACGTTGACCGACGCGGTCGACGCTATCGAACTGGCGACGGAGAACGGCTACGAATCGGTCGTCTCCCACCGCAGCGGCGAGACCGAGGACACGACCATCGCACACCTCGCCGTCGCGACCGCGGCCCCGTTCATCAAGACGGGCGCGGTCGGCGGCGAACGCACAGCCAAACTGAACGAACTCATCCGTATCGAAGATAACGCAGTATGA
- a CDS encoding glutamate--tRNA ligase — protein MDDALRERIEEAAETNALLNAVKHDSEAQVGAIMGPLMGQNPDFREYGDEIPGVIAPVVDRVNGMDADERRERLAELAPEKLEELEAEDEGEDHPLPDLPGTEDVDTVRMRVAPNPNGPWHIGHARMAAVVGTYKDRYDGEFVCRFDDTDPETKRPDLDAYDQILHAIDYLGFEPDDVVRASDRVETYYEYARDLIDAEGAYTCSCPQGEFSDLKNSGEACPHREKDVETVHEEFDAMVDGEYDSGEMVLRVRTDITHKNPALRDFVAFRMIDTPHPREEAADYRCWPMLDFQSGLDDHLLGVTHIIRGIDLQDSAKRQQFVYDYFDWEYPELVHWGHVQVDEYDVSLSTSTISELVADGELDGWDDPRAPTVASLERRGIRGEALVEAMVGLGTSTSNVDLAMSSVYANNRDLVDDETDRAFFVRDDDEHGGLVERMMVGGPDEGHPPVHPDHEDRGKRDISVVSGVAIEGDDLPPHGERVWLKGYGCVRHTRDAFEYAGDDISAVREEGVDVVHWAPADGPKLRLRTMDGDVTGLVEPGVLDYEPGDLLQFERIGFARVDDIDPDGESVAYFAHP, from the coding sequence ATGGACGACGCCTTACGCGAACGCATCGAGGAGGCCGCCGAGACGAACGCCCTCCTCAACGCGGTCAAACACGACAGCGAGGCACAGGTGGGGGCCATCATGGGCCCGCTCATGGGTCAGAACCCCGACTTCCGCGAGTACGGCGACGAGATTCCGGGCGTCATCGCCCCGGTGGTCGACCGGGTCAACGGCATGGACGCCGACGAGCGCCGTGAGCGCCTGGCCGAGCTCGCCCCGGAGAAACTCGAAGAGCTGGAGGCCGAGGACGAGGGCGAGGACCACCCACTGCCCGACCTGCCGGGCACGGAGGACGTCGACACCGTCCGGATGCGCGTCGCGCCGAACCCGAACGGCCCGTGGCACATCGGCCACGCCAGGATGGCCGCCGTCGTCGGTACCTACAAGGACCGCTACGACGGCGAGTTCGTCTGCCGGTTCGACGACACCGACCCCGAGACCAAGCGGCCGGACCTCGACGCCTACGACCAGATTCTCCACGCCATCGACTACCTTGGCTTCGAACCCGACGACGTGGTCCGAGCGAGCGACCGGGTCGAGACGTACTACGAGTACGCCCGCGACCTCATCGACGCCGAGGGGGCCTACACCTGCTCGTGTCCGCAGGGCGAGTTCTCCGACCTGAAGAACAGCGGCGAGGCCTGCCCGCACCGCGAGAAGGACGTCGAGACGGTCCACGAGGAGTTCGACGCGATGGTCGACGGCGAGTACGACAGCGGCGAGATGGTGCTGCGGGTCCGGACCGACATCACCCACAAGAACCCCGCACTCAGGGACTTCGTCGCCTTCCGGATGATAGACACCCCTCACCCCCGCGAGGAGGCCGCCGACTACCGCTGCTGGCCGATGCTCGACTTCCAGAGCGGCCTCGACGACCACCTGCTCGGGGTCACCCACATCATCCGCGGCATCGACCTGCAGGACTCGGCGAAGCGACAGCAGTTCGTCTACGACTACTTCGACTGGGAGTACCCCGAACTCGTCCACTGGGGCCACGTCCAGGTCGACGAGTACGACGTCTCGCTGTCGACCTCGACGATCTCGGAACTCGTCGCCGATGGGGAACTCGACGGCTGGGACGACCCGCGCGCGCCGACGGTCGCCAGCCTCGAACGCCGGGGTATCCGTGGCGAGGCGCTGGTCGAGGCGATGGTCGGCCTGGGGACCTCCACCTCGAACGTCGACCTCGCGATGTCCTCGGTGTACGCGAACAACCGCGACCTCGTGGACGACGAGACGGACCGGGCGTTCTTCGTCAGGGACGACGACGAACACGGCGGCCTCGTCGAGCGGATGATGGTCGGCGGCCCCGACGAGGGCCATCCGCCGGTCCACCCAGACCACGAGGACCGCGGCAAGCGCGACATCTCTGTCGTGAGCGGCGTCGCAATCGAGGGCGACGACCTCCCGCCCCACGGCGAGCGCGTCTGGCTGAAGGGTTACGGCTGTGTCCGCCACACCCGCGACGCCTTCGAGTACGCCGGCGACGACATCAGCGCCGTCCGCGAGGAGGGTGTCGACGTGGTCCACTGGGCGCCGGCCGACGGCCCCAAACTCCGACTCCGGACGATGGACGGCGACGTGACCGGTCTCGTGGAACCGGGCGTTCTCGACTACGAGCCGGGCGACCTGCTCCAGTTCGAGCGCATCGGTTTCGCCCGGGTCGACGACATCGACCCCGACGGCGAGTCGGTCGCGTACTTCGCACACCCCTGA
- the rpsB gene encoding 30S ribosomal protein S2: protein MSGNEKEGLDAADSDYDPSTEDEETDADAEPETADEQVADAEESPPAEAEAATDAPDAEEDEDAGPQLDEDVMPGEQEEADLLIAVEDYLGAGVHIGTQQKTKDMERFIHRVRTDGLYVLDVSMTDERIRTAADFLANYEPEQILVASSRQYGRFPAEKFADAVGARARTGRFIPGTLTNPDYDGYIEPDVVVVTDPIGDSQAVKEAITVGIPVIAMCDSNNTTSNVDLVVPTNNKGRKALSVVYWLLANETLDRRGAEPSYGLDDFESEI, encoded by the coding sequence ATGAGCGGCAACGAAAAAGAAGGGCTCGACGCGGCGGACTCCGACTACGACCCGTCCACCGAGGACGAGGAGACGGACGCCGACGCCGAACCCGAGACGGCCGACGAACAGGTCGCCGACGCCGAGGAGAGTCCCCCGGCCGAGGCCGAAGCAGCAACCGACGCACCCGACGCCGAGGAAGACGAAGACGCGGGCCCACAGCTCGACGAAGACGTCATGCCCGGCGAACAGGAGGAAGCGGACCTCCTCATCGCCGTCGAGGACTACCTCGGCGCCGGCGTCCACATCGGGACCCAGCAGAAGACCAAGGACATGGAGCGGTTCATCCACCGCGTCCGGACCGACGGGCTCTACGTGCTGGACGTCTCGATGACCGACGAGCGCATCCGCACGGCCGCGGACTTCCTGGCCAACTACGAGCCCGAGCAGATCCTCGTGGCTTCCTCGCGCCAGTACGGCCGGTTCCCGGCCGAGAAGTTCGCCGACGCCGTCGGCGCACGGGCCCGTACGGGCCGGTTCATCCCCGGCACGCTGACGAACCCGGACTACGACGGCTACATCGAACCCGATGTCGTGGTCGTCACCGACCCCATCGGTGACTCCCAGGCCGTCAAGGAGGCCATCACGGTCGGCATCCCGGTCATCGCGATGTGTGACTCGAACAACACCACGTCGAACGTCGACCTGGTCGTCCCGACGAACAACAAGGGGCGCAAGGCGCTGTCGGTCGTCTACTGGCTGCTGGCCAACGAGACGCTCGACCGCCGCGGTGCCGAGCCGTCCTACGGACTCGACGACTTCGAGTCCGAGATCTGA
- a CDS encoding DUF5518 domain-containing protein has protein sequence MSEGDSTLNAVIGAVATALLSGFVPFAPVFGGALAGYLEGGDRNDGLRVGVVSGLIGAAIAAVLFIAGFLVFAVFLGTAGAPWMFGTFGLVIFIVGGILGGVYIVGLSALGGWIGNYVKNDTSIGS, from the coding sequence ATGTCAGAAGGTGACTCTACCCTCAACGCGGTCATCGGCGCCGTCGCGACGGCCCTCCTGAGTGGCTTCGTCCCGTTCGCGCCGGTGTTCGGTGGCGCGCTCGCTGGCTACCTCGAAGGCGGCGACAGAAACGACGGGCTCAGAGTGGGCGTCGTCTCCGGCCTCATCGGGGCCGCCATCGCCGCCGTCCTGTTCATCGCCGGCTTCCTCGTGTTCGCGGTGTTCCTCGGAACGGCCGGCGCACCGTGGATGTTCGGGACGTTCGGGCTCGTCATATTCATCGTCGGCGGGATTCTCGGCGGTGTGTACATCGTCGGCCTGAGCGCACTCGGCGGCTGGATCGGCAACTACGTGAAGAACGACACCAGCATCGGCAGTTGA
- a CDS encoding DUF5518 domain-containing protein, producing MRETLVDVGWGAVVTLALSVLPFSPVVGGAVAANRHGGGYAVGLAIGALAGVVAMVPLLGLFVPALYVAGRLGFGIPPGAPGYELFLAIVFALFLAYTVGLSALGGLGGAWASANTDWNLDPGRWL from the coding sequence ATGCGCGAGACGCTGGTCGACGTCGGGTGGGGCGCAGTCGTGACGCTGGCGCTGTCGGTCCTCCCGTTCTCCCCGGTCGTCGGCGGTGCCGTCGCCGCCAACCGCCACGGCGGGGGCTACGCTGTGGGGCTGGCAATCGGGGCCCTGGCGGGTGTCGTCGCGATGGTCCCTCTCCTCGGCCTCTTCGTCCCGGCGCTCTACGTCGCCGGCCGACTCGGGTTCGGTATCCCGCCGGGGGCACCGGGGTACGAGCTGTTTCTCGCAATCGTGTTCGCGCTCTTCCTGGCGTACACCGTCGGCCTGAGTGCCCTGGGTGGACTCGGTGGCGCGTGGGCGTCGGCCAACACCGACTGGAATCTGGACCCGGGGCGCTGGCTCTGA